The Lysobacter enzymogenes genome window below encodes:
- a CDS encoding RHS repeat domain-containing protein — translation MKRKILNWISATTLTAAAFVAQAQTVIEYVHTDALGTPVAITDANQNVIERSEYEPYGRLVNRQLMDGPGYTGHVNDAATGLSYMQQRYFDPELGRFMSVDPVTAIGGGNRFFNRYAYGFNNPFKFNDPDGRCPVTSSKRSCIDSERVHPTRFVNIRLSSDQESAAKAGKNVVKLQSGETKEKLGSLNEQPDGTLKTELVANVKTSTTSSAFKASGDLPPNAKATIHGHPDSSQLMDDKKSAGDLQAVINVSKPNVAVATDGRMAAWEVVNGVTQVRAINGYFNQAEIKHFESIIDSRQRAFNESGD, via the coding sequence ATGAAAAGGAAAATCCTGAACTGGATCTCGGCCACGACGTTGACTGCTGCCGCATTCGTCGCGCAGGCGCAAACGGTTATCGAGTACGTCCACACCGATGCCTTGGGCACGCCAGTGGCGATCACGGATGCGAACCAGAACGTGATCGAGCGCAGTGAATACGAACCATACGGGCGGCTAGTCAATCGCCAGCTTATGGATGGTCCGGGTTACACAGGGCATGTCAACGACGCCGCGACTGGCCTGTCCTACATGCAGCAGCGATATTTCGACCCAGAGCTCGGCAGATTCATGTCAGTTGATCCCGTGACCGCTATCGGTGGAGGAAATCGCTTCTTCAATCGATACGCTTACGGATTCAACAATCCATTCAAGTTCAACGATCCCGATGGCAGATGCCCCGTCACATCCAGCAAGCGTTCTTGCATAGATTCCGAGCGCGTCCACCCCACTCGATTTGTCAATATTCGGCTGTCCTCCGACCAAGAGAGCGCGGCCAAGGCAGGAAAGAATGTCGTCAAACTTCAATCTGGCGAGACAAAGGAAAAGCTCGGTTCGTTGAATGAGCAGCCGGATGGCACTTTGAAGACGGAGCTAGTTGCGAACGTAAAGACCAGTACAACCAGTTCGGCTTTTAAGGCCAGTGGAGACCTCCCTCCCAATGCAAAGGCGACAATTCATGGTCACCCCGACAGCAGCCAGCTGATGGACGACAAGAAAAGTGCGGGAGACCTTCAAGCAGTCATCAATGTCAGCAAGCCAAATGTCGCGGTGGCCACCGATGGGCGCATGGCAGCGTGGGAAGTAGTCAACGGGGTTACACAGGTTCGAGCGATAAACGGCTATTTTAACCAAGCCGAAATCAAGCATTTCGAAAGCATAATCGATAGCCGCCAGCGCGCCTTCAACGAGTCCGGAGACTGA
- the recD gene encoding exodeoxyribonuclease V subunit alpha: MSLLDALFRDGALRTVDHALAQALRRLDRDTPDAVLAGAALASQAIARGHAAFDPRKPQWLSEAAIEWPEPQAWLALLAQSRWVATPGADEAADAAAPLVLERGLLYLRRYREYERRLAAGLRRLQAFAPPPADLDALAPLFAQLFPHARDDDRQARAAALALLQSLLLATGGPGTGKTTTIARVLVLLIAQARLDGVAPPRIALAAPTGRAAERMAESLRGAAERLRELPDFDAALLDALPQQAGTLHRLLGVVPDRPRFRHDARNPLAFDVVVVDEASMVDLPLMCKLVEAVPDGARLILLGDRDQLPSVEAGDVLAAIVDAAGDDDGLPAEQASALRPLLGDAVPVQTAPTPLSASRAHLRRGYRQTEDLQLAPLADAVRAGDADTALALLRSGELRGVHFHEDVHDPLAGSGRERLLPAWRAIGDSDDPAQALALAARLRLLTALRDGGQGAAPLNARIEEALAGAHRPAYFHGRLLLITENSYRHGLFNGDIGVCLRARDGAGRDDPTAGTVAWFAGGSQGPRPFHPSALPAHSGAFAMTVHKSQGSEFERVWLQLPRQDARHLSRELVYTGLTRARGEVHLAASENVLRAALARHAARVSGLAWRLG; this comes from the coding sequence ATGAGCCTGCTCGACGCCCTGTTCCGCGACGGCGCGCTGCGCACCGTCGACCACGCGCTGGCGCAGGCGCTGCGCCGGCTCGACCGCGACACGCCCGATGCGGTGCTGGCCGGCGCGGCATTGGCTTCGCAGGCGATCGCGCGCGGCCATGCCGCGTTCGATCCGCGCAAGCCGCAGTGGCTCAGCGAAGCGGCGATCGAATGGCCCGAGCCGCAGGCGTGGCTGGCGCTGCTGGCGCAATCGCGCTGGGTCGCCACGCCGGGCGCCGACGAAGCCGCCGACGCGGCCGCGCCGTTGGTGCTCGAACGCGGCCTGCTGTACCTGCGCCGTTACCGCGAATACGAACGCCGCCTCGCCGCGGGCCTGCGCCGCTTGCAGGCGTTCGCGCCGCCGCCGGCCGACCTGGACGCGCTGGCGCCGCTGTTCGCGCAACTGTTTCCGCACGCGCGCGACGACGACCGCCAGGCCCGCGCCGCCGCGCTGGCGCTGCTGCAATCGCTGTTGCTCGCCACCGGCGGCCCCGGCACCGGCAAGACCACCACCATCGCGCGCGTGCTGGTGCTGCTGATCGCGCAGGCGCGCCTGGACGGCGTGGCGCCGCCGCGCATCGCCCTGGCCGCGCCGACCGGCCGCGCCGCCGAGCGCATGGCCGAAAGCCTGCGCGGCGCCGCCGAACGCTTGCGCGAGCTGCCGGACTTCGACGCCGCGTTGCTCGACGCCTTGCCGCAACAAGCCGGCACCCTGCACCGCCTGCTCGGCGTCGTGCCCGACCGTCCGCGCTTCCGCCACGACGCGCGCAATCCGCTGGCCTTCGACGTCGTCGTGGTCGACGAAGCCTCGATGGTCGACCTGCCGCTGATGTGCAAACTGGTCGAAGCCGTGCCCGACGGCGCGCGCCTGATCCTGCTCGGCGACCGCGACCAGCTGCCGTCGGTGGAAGCCGGCGACGTGCTCGCCGCGATCGTCGACGCCGCCGGCGACGACGACGGCCTGCCCGCCGAACAAGCCAGTGCGCTGCGTCCGCTGCTCGGCGACGCCGTGCCGGTGCAGACTGCGCCGACCCCGCTCAGCGCCAGCCGCGCACACCTGCGCCGCGGCTACCGCCAGACCGAAGACCTGCAACTGGCCCCGCTGGCCGACGCCGTGCGCGCCGGCGACGCCGACACCGCGCTGGCCCTGCTGCGCAGCGGCGAACTGCGCGGCGTGCATTTTCACGAAGACGTGCACGACCCGCTCGCCGGCAGCGGCCGCGAGCGCCTGCTGCCGGCGTGGCGCGCGATCGGCGACAGCGACGATCCCGCGCAAGCCCTGGCCCTGGCCGCGCGCCTGCGTCTGCTGACCGCGCTGCGCGACGGCGGCCAGGGCGCCGCTCCGCTCAACGCACGCATCGAAGAAGCACTGGCCGGAGCGCACCGTCCCGCCTACTTCCACGGCCGCCTGCTGCTGATCACCGAGAATAGCTATCGCCACGGCCTGTTCAACGGCGACATCGGCGTCTGCCTGCGCGCGCGCGACGGCGCCGGTCGCGACGACCCCACCGCCGGCACCGTCGCGTGGTTCGCCGGCGGCAGTCAGGGTCCTCGCCCCTTCCACCCCTCCGCACTGCCCGCGCACAGCGGCGCGTTCGCGATGACCGTGCACAAGTCGCAGGGGTCGGAGTTCGAGCGGGTGTGGTTGCAGCTGCCGCGGCAGGACGCGCGGCATCTATCGCGCGAACTGGTTTACACCGGGCTGACCCGCGCGCGCGGCGAGGTGCATCTGGCCGCGAGCGAGAACGTGCTGCGCGCGGCGTTGGCGCGGCATGCGGCGCGGGTGTCGGGGTTGGCTTGGCGGTTGGGGTGA
- a CDS encoding efflux RND transporter periplasmic adaptor subunit, giving the protein MSTRHFSVRSGKPGIGLSVLALTASVVIALAAVGCGSQAAPHEGGAPPPPEVSVAQVLSKQVRQWDEFTGRVSAVETVELRPRVSGYVDRVAYKEGQEVKKGDLLFVIDQRRYRAELNRAQAELERARAEARLAQTQDKRAQTLVEAKAISREEFETRRAASTGGDAAVRAAEAAVASAQLDLTFTEVRSPINGRAGRAMVTVGNLASADQTLLTTLVSQNPMYVYFEADEQTYLRYNDLARKGERSGDKNPVKVGLAGENGYPHAGTVDFTDNQLDSNTGTIRARAVVPNEDRVLTPGLFARVQLEGSGEFKAMLVDDKAVLTDQDRKYVYVLGAKNEAVRKDVKLGRMIDGLRVVESGLAPTDKVIVHGVQKVFFPGMPVQPKSIAMGAPAPVPAAPGAAAGSK; this is encoded by the coding sequence ATGAGCACCCGTCACTTCTCCGTCCGCTCCGGCAAGCCCGGAATCGGACTTTCCGTGCTCGCGTTGACCGCGAGCGTCGTCATCGCCCTGGCCGCCGTCGGCTGCGGCAGCCAGGCCGCTCCGCACGAAGGCGGCGCGCCGCCGCCGCCGGAAGTCAGCGTCGCCCAGGTCCTGAGCAAGCAGGTCCGGCAGTGGGACGAGTTCACCGGCCGGGTGTCGGCGGTGGAAACCGTCGAGCTGCGCCCGCGCGTGAGCGGCTACGTCGACCGCGTCGCCTACAAGGAAGGCCAGGAGGTCAAGAAAGGCGACCTGCTGTTCGTGATCGACCAGCGCCGCTACCGCGCCGAGCTCAACCGCGCCCAGGCCGAACTGGAACGCGCGCGCGCCGAAGCGCGCCTGGCCCAGACCCAGGACAAGCGCGCCCAGACCCTGGTCGAGGCCAAGGCGATCTCGCGCGAGGAGTTCGAGACCCGCCGCGCCGCCAGCACCGGCGGCGACGCCGCGGTGCGCGCGGCCGAAGCCGCGGTCGCCTCGGCCCAGCTCGACCTGACCTTCACCGAAGTGCGTTCGCCGATCAACGGCCGCGCCGGTCGGGCGATGGTCACCGTCGGCAACCTGGCCTCGGCCGACCAGACCCTGCTGACCACCCTGGTCTCGCAGAACCCGATGTACGTGTACTTCGAAGCCGACGAACAGACCTACCTGCGCTACAACGACCTGGCCCGCAAGGGCGAGCGTTCCGGCGACAAGAACCCGGTCAAGGTCGGCCTGGCCGGCGAAAACGGCTACCCGCATGCGGGCACGGTCGATTTCACCGACAACCAGCTCGACTCCAACACCGGCACCATCCGCGCCCGCGCCGTGGTCCCCAACGAAGACCGGGTGCTGACCCCGGGCCTGTTCGCGCGCGTGCAGCTGGAAGGCAGCGGCGAGTTCAAGGCCATGCTGGTCGACGACAAGGCCGTGCTGACCGACCAGGACCGCAAGTACGTCTACGTGCTCGGCGCCAAGAACGAGGCGGTGCGCAAGGACGTCAAGCTCGGCCGCATGATCGACGGGCTGCGCGTGGTCGAATCCGGGCTCGCGCCGACCGACAAGGTCATCGTCCACGGCGTGCAGAAGGTGTTCTTCCCGGGCATGCCGGTGCAGCCCAAGTCCATCGCGATGGGCGCGCCGGCGCCGGTGCCCGCCGCACCGGGCGCGGCGGCCGGGTCGAAGTGA
- a CDS encoding SDR family NAD(P)-dependent oxidoreductase: MKAPLVVLGATGGVGRGVVQAAIDSGRPVIAVARRSSELKALKAGYPQADLTVVTGSVANDAAGAKLARALRKLGRPLAGVVAAVCGSAERGRLLDNPAEFLRRKLDEDLLPHLAAARHLLPLLAERDRGGTYVLIGGPGSEHPWAGYGHRSIGAAALRMLARVLHDEARQQAVRVQLLAVDTPVCTEFNQRHSCPEWPSALSVGQRAMALIDHDISEEPPRPIVPYALRAPAPTLLPPRARPSPPPPAAIRLPSPPASRVDDATPARSAAPPAPPAPLPTSRDTLPKTVPLPAAAAATAQEPDCASDDKTQRCLLDARALLKSLTAPNPKQEPTPR, encoded by the coding sequence ATGAAAGCCCCTTTGGTTGTACTCGGTGCCACCGGCGGCGTCGGCCGCGGGGTCGTGCAGGCCGCGATCGACAGCGGCCGCCCGGTCATCGCGGTCGCGCGCCGGTCCAGCGAACTCAAGGCGCTCAAGGCCGGCTACCCCCAGGCCGACCTGACCGTCGTGACCGGTTCCGTCGCCAACGACGCGGCCGGCGCCAAGCTCGCGCGCGCCCTGCGCAAGCTCGGCCGCCCGCTCGCCGGCGTGGTCGCGGCGGTGTGCGGCAGCGCCGAGCGCGGCCGCCTGCTCGACAACCCGGCCGAGTTCCTGCGGCGCAAGCTCGACGAGGATCTTCTCCCCCACCTCGCCGCGGCGCGCCACCTGCTGCCGTTGCTGGCCGAACGCGACCGCGGCGGCACCTATGTGCTGATCGGCGGTCCCGGCAGCGAGCACCCCTGGGCCGGTTACGGCCACCGCTCGATCGGCGCCGCCGCGCTGCGCATGCTCGCGCGCGTGCTGCACGACGAAGCGCGCCAACAGGCGGTGCGGGTGCAGCTGCTGGCCGTCGACACGCCGGTGTGCACCGAGTTCAACCAACGCCATTCCTGCCCCGAATGGCCCAGTGCGCTGTCGGTCGGCCAGCGCGCGATGGCGCTGATCGATCACGACATCAGCGAGGAGCCGCCGCGTCCGATCGTGCCGTATGCGTTGCGCGCGCCGGCGCCGACCTTGTTGCCGCCGCGCGCGCGGCCGTCGCCGCCGCCGCCGGCTGCGATCCGGCTCCCCTCACCGCCCGCCAGCCGCGTCGACGACGCAACGCCAGCCCGCTCCGCCGCTCCGCCCGCCCCTCCCGCGCCGCTTCCTACCAGTCGCGACACCTTACCCAAGACGGTCCCGCTTCCCGCAGCCGCCGCCGCAACCGCGCAAGAACCGGACTGTGCGTCCGACGACAAGACCCAACGATGTCTGCTCGACGCGCGCGCCCTGCTGAAGTCGCTGACCGCACCGAATCCCAAACAGGAACCCACCCCACGATGA
- a CDS encoding RHS repeat protein, whose protein sequence is MNSMNKRFLRSDALRYGLAWALFLLTALALSPARAQNTDWPNEYAKRVRATENVSPLSDEAFGDKVNLFNGTVRFSHDLISLPGNSALPVSLGIFLDPHDITGGPLNGNWDLDIPYVGAVHHSKSAEAKGWVAFPSYVNNGYVDFDYSMFWSGNRLTINGGGGGDLLKIGNDPKQVKPNNSVSYTFATKDGWYFSELPSVQNGPGKGLIGYAPDGTKYTFDWLVYRRYSSITHPWGYNVANALLHRYKLKLYVSKIEDRFGNWVKYEWEQDHPKRIYANDGREITMTYTDPAPYLFAGNVQTNILSATANGRTWTFSYPSGEGGNVRNPDGTEWKYEGPGQLGTFRLDVAEYLLNPDTNQTYPKQNVPCSPGAILKDTTSRARITHPSGAVAQYTFKSMRHGRTNVPFLCETGINDNSPRNRYSTFHDTWSITEKRISAPGVAEKAYTYSYDGVGEGYQTQDESRWDIGAGWNAKYAPPAPNYKTVTVTEPDGTQNIHTFGRDRDINEGQLFKVETKKAGTAYRVVDSAYVTDAEAAAMPFPNWMGSNGDEYADKLPNSNRPLKSAITRQDGATFNRAINAFDALARPVNTTAWSSGTASDGSRTTTTEYHDDLALWVLGQVKKENNANTGWIVSRTEYDAQARPSQRYAFGRLVESYGYNADGTLATVTDGGGNVTALSAWKRGLPQSIQYADLTGDSAVVDDNGWLSSVTDENGYTTAYAYDPMGRLKTVTPPSGDSNAWSATQITLSRRDMDEYGLPPGHWMHTTTIGGRYCKNVFLDGFWRPVLTHEWDCADLQGTLRASAQRYDDKGRTVFSSYPLGYADAFPNVFSTPLKGTYTDYDALGRVSLLQQDSELGRLSARTEYLSGFQTRLTNPRQQQTTTAYQTFDQPGIDAPVSIAHPEGTLTTIARDILGAATAIRRSNQDGTVQLTRSYVYDGQHRLCKSIEPETGATATGYDAANNIAWTATGLALPATDSCNRDEALASGRAIGRSYDARNRIKALSFPDGRGNQAWTYYPDGLPKEIVTQNGGQDPAVTNRYWYNKLRLPTAEQMSFSTFEWGFGLDYTNEGKLASHTYPNGQQVAYDTNGLGQAKRAGSYASEVSYFANGGLARFVYGNGIVHTLTQNARGLAERSRDAGAATVLDDSYDYDANGNVAAISDGRAGAPGNRSMTYDGLDRLTTTASTMFGAASYSYDALDNLRTVKVAGTATVPGRQHVYYYNGANQLELVRTPDGAGVIGLEYDEQGNLRNKNGKQFRFDYGNRLREAKDAESYLYDGHGRRVLSTSPTLGRIVSMYSQDGVLRYQRDFRKEKDIAYFHLNGSLVAKATSPTAPDVPVVAAPSYVSQTSYTVSWSNVTASGSYELQERTNGGAWQALYNGAERSRTLSGRSSGSYGYRVRACNGAGGCGLWSVEANVQVQRPPTEAPVLTVPATALNGQYSVSWAAAGGATDYVLEESFKSGAWSTAYSGSALSQAFSAKPYGVFAYRVKACNPAGCGPTSAASNVSVLYPPGSAPTLTAPAQSDAGSFAVSWTAVGGTSRYELEQNALGGGWALIQDANATSRTIVGGASGTYGYRVRACNAAGCGATSAEVQVTVIGPPTAVPSMSLAASNNTGSFEVTWTVVPTATAYQLEGSREGAAWQLLYQAAANGTILGGLGDGRYGYRVRGCNPAGCGPYSDVRFIVVDLPPATPSITLADWLRNTLKGSVVNDTCTVRWTTTAKTQNYELQSADNGAQLYRGSATQAVSASSGQYCALNYAVRACGTGGCSAWSSPAYPATRRTEPMD, encoded by the coding sequence ATGAATTCGATGAATAAGCGATTCCTTCGCAGCGACGCGCTGCGATACGGCTTGGCCTGGGCGTTGTTTTTGCTGACGGCGCTCGCGTTGAGCCCCGCCCGCGCGCAGAACACCGATTGGCCCAACGAATACGCCAAGCGCGTACGCGCCACCGAGAACGTTTCGCCGTTGTCGGACGAGGCCTTCGGCGACAAGGTGAACCTGTTCAACGGCACCGTGCGCTTCAGCCACGACCTGATCTCGCTGCCGGGCAACAGCGCGTTGCCGGTGTCGCTCGGCATCTTCCTGGATCCGCACGACATCACCGGCGGGCCGCTCAACGGCAACTGGGATCTGGATATTCCCTACGTCGGCGCGGTGCATCACAGCAAGAGCGCGGAGGCCAAGGGATGGGTGGCGTTCCCCTCTTACGTCAACAACGGCTATGTCGACTTCGACTATTCGATGTTCTGGAGCGGCAACCGCCTCACCATCAACGGAGGCGGCGGCGGCGACTTGCTCAAGATCGGTAACGACCCTAAGCAGGTGAAGCCGAACAACTCTGTCAGCTACACCTTCGCGACCAAGGACGGCTGGTACTTTTCCGAGCTGCCCAGCGTGCAGAACGGCCCCGGCAAAGGCCTGATCGGCTACGCACCGGACGGCACCAAGTACACCTTCGACTGGCTCGTCTATCGGCGCTATTCGTCGATCACCCATCCGTGGGGATACAACGTCGCCAATGCGTTGCTGCACCGCTACAAGCTCAAGCTCTATGTCAGCAAGATCGAAGACCGCTTCGGCAACTGGGTGAAGTACGAGTGGGAGCAGGATCATCCCAAGCGGATCTACGCCAACGACGGGCGCGAGATCACGATGACGTACACCGATCCGGCGCCGTATCTGTTCGCCGGGAACGTGCAGACCAACATCCTCTCGGCGACCGCCAACGGCCGGACCTGGACGTTCAGCTATCCATCGGGAGAAGGCGGCAACGTCCGCAACCCGGATGGCACCGAATGGAAATACGAAGGTCCAGGCCAGTTGGGCACGTTCCGCCTGGATGTCGCCGAATACCTGCTCAATCCTGACACCAACCAGACCTACCCAAAGCAGAACGTTCCCTGCTCGCCGGGCGCGATCCTCAAGGACACCACCAGCCGGGCGCGCATCACCCATCCGTCCGGCGCGGTCGCGCAGTACACATTCAAGTCCATGCGGCACGGGCGGACCAACGTTCCGTTCCTGTGCGAAACGGGCATCAACGACAACAGCCCGCGCAATCGCTATTCCACGTTCCACGACACGTGGTCGATCACCGAGAAGCGCATCAGCGCGCCGGGCGTAGCGGAGAAGGCTTATACCTACAGCTACGACGGCGTTGGTGAGGGCTATCAGACCCAGGACGAGTCGCGCTGGGACATCGGCGCCGGCTGGAACGCCAAGTACGCGCCGCCTGCGCCCAACTACAAGACCGTTACCGTCACCGAGCCCGACGGCACCCAGAACATCCACACCTTCGGCCGCGACCGCGACATCAACGAAGGCCAGTTGTTCAAGGTCGAAACCAAGAAAGCCGGCACGGCCTACCGCGTGGTCGACAGCGCATACGTAACCGACGCCGAAGCCGCTGCGATGCCATTCCCAAACTGGATGGGCAGCAACGGCGACGAGTACGCGGACAAGCTGCCCAACTCCAACCGGCCGCTCAAGAGCGCGATCACCCGTCAAGACGGCGCCACCTTCAACCGCGCGATCAACGCATTCGACGCGCTGGCGCGGCCGGTGAACACGACCGCATGGTCGTCCGGCACCGCCAGCGACGGCAGCCGCACCACGACGACGGAGTACCACGACGATCTCGCCTTGTGGGTGCTGGGCCAGGTCAAGAAGGAAAACAACGCCAACACCGGCTGGATCGTGTCGCGCACCGAGTACGACGCGCAAGCCCGTCCTTCGCAGCGCTACGCATTCGGGCGGCTGGTCGAAAGCTACGGCTACAACGCCGACGGAACCCTGGCGACGGTCACCGACGGCGGCGGCAACGTCACCGCCTTGAGCGCGTGGAAGCGCGGCTTGCCGCAATCGATCCAGTACGCCGACCTCACCGGCGATTCGGCCGTGGTCGACGATAACGGCTGGCTTTCCTCGGTGACCGACGAGAACGGCTACACCACCGCTTATGCCTACGATCCGATGGGTCGGTTGAAGACCGTCACGCCGCCGTCCGGCGACAGCAACGCGTGGAGCGCTACCCAGATCACCCTGAGCCGGCGCGACATGGACGAGTACGGCCTGCCGCCCGGCCACTGGATGCATACCACGACCATCGGCGGCCGCTACTGCAAGAACGTGTTCCTGGACGGCTTCTGGCGGCCGGTGCTGACCCACGAATGGGACTGCGCCGATCTTCAGGGTACCTTGCGCGCCAGCGCCCAACGTTACGACGACAAGGGCCGGACGGTGTTTTCGAGCTACCCGCTCGGCTATGCGGATGCATTCCCCAATGTCTTCTCGACACCGCTCAAGGGAACCTACACCGATTACGACGCCCTCGGGCGCGTCTCGCTGTTGCAGCAAGACAGCGAGCTCGGCCGCCTGAGTGCGCGCACGGAGTATTTATCCGGCTTCCAGACGCGGTTGACCAATCCGCGTCAACAGCAGACCACCACGGCGTATCAGACCTTCGATCAGCCCGGCATCGACGCGCCAGTGTCCATCGCGCATCCCGAAGGCACGCTGACCACCATCGCACGCGACATCCTCGGCGCCGCGACGGCGATCCGCCGCAGCAACCAGGACGGAACGGTCCAGCTCACCCGCAGCTACGTCTACGACGGCCAGCATCGGCTGTGCAAAAGCATCGAACCCGAAACCGGCGCGACCGCGACCGGTTACGACGCCGCGAACAACATCGCCTGGACCGCGACCGGCCTGGCGCTGCCGGCGACCGACAGCTGCAACCGCGACGAAGCGCTGGCGTCCGGCCGCGCGATCGGCCGCAGCTACGACGCGCGCAACCGCATCAAGGCCCTGAGCTTCCCGGATGGCCGCGGCAATCAGGCCTGGACCTACTACCCCGACGGCTTGCCTAAAGAGATCGTGACCCAGAACGGCGGGCAGGACCCGGCGGTCACGAACCGCTACTGGTACAACAAACTGCGTCTGCCGACCGCCGAGCAAATGAGCTTCTCCACTTTCGAATGGGGCTTCGGTCTGGACTACACCAACGAGGGCAAGCTCGCTTCGCACACCTATCCCAACGGCCAGCAGGTCGCCTACGACACCAACGGCCTGGGCCAGGCCAAGCGCGCGGGCAGCTATGCCAGCGAGGTCAGCTATTTCGCCAACGGCGGCCTGGCGCGGTTCGTCTACGGCAACGGCATCGTCCACACCCTGACCCAGAACGCACGCGGACTGGCCGAGCGCAGCCGCGACGCCGGCGCCGCCACGGTGCTCGACGACAGCTACGACTACGACGCCAACGGCAACGTCGCGGCCATCAGCGACGGCCGCGCGGGCGCGCCTGGCAACCGCAGCATGACCTACGACGGGCTCGACCGCCTGACCACGACGGCATCGACCATGTTCGGCGCCGCGTCCTACAGCTACGACGCGCTCGACAACCTGCGCACGGTCAAAGTGGCCGGCACCGCGACGGTTCCCGGACGCCAGCACGTTTACTACTACAACGGCGCCAATCAGCTTGAACTGGTCAGGACGCCGGACGGCGCGGGCGTGATCGGCCTGGAATACGACGAACAAGGCAACCTGCGCAACAAGAACGGAAAGCAGTTCCGCTTCGACTACGGCAACCGCCTGCGTGAGGCGAAGGACGCGGAATCGTATCTCTACGACGGCCACGGCCGGCGGGTGCTGTCCACCAGCCCGACGCTCGGCCGCATCGTCTCGATGTACAGCCAGGACGGTGTGCTGCGCTATCAACGCGACTTCCGCAAAGAGAAGGACATCGCCTACTTCCATTTGAACGGCAGCCTCGTGGCGAAGGCCACGTCGCCGACTGCGCCCGATGTACCGGTGGTGGCTGCGCCCAGCTACGTCTCGCAAACCAGCTACACCGTCAGCTGGAGCAATGTCACCGCGTCCGGCAGCTATGAGTTGCAGGAGCGAACGAACGGCGGCGCCTGGCAGGCTTTGTACAACGGCGCCGAACGTAGTCGGACACTCTCGGGGCGCAGCAGCGGCAGCTATGGCTACCGAGTGCGCGCCTGCAACGGCGCCGGCGGTTGCGGCCTGTGGAGCGTCGAGGCGAACGTGCAAGTGCAGCGCCCCCCGACCGAGGCACCGGTGCTGACCGTTCCCGCGACCGCATTAAACGGACAGTACAGCGTCAGCTGGGCCGCAGCCGGCGGCGCTACGGATTACGTGCTGGAGGAAAGCTTCAAAAGTGGCGCCTGGAGCACCGCATACAGCGGTTCTGCGCTGAGCCAGGCGTTTTCGGCGAAACCCTACGGCGTCTTCGCTTATCGGGTGAAGGCCTGCAACCCGGCAGGTTGCGGACCGACCTCGGCTGCCAGCAACGTTTCTGTTCTGTATCCGCCGGGCTCGGCACCGACCTTGACCGCACCGGCGCAGAGCGACGCGGGCAGTTTCGCTGTGAGCTGGACCGCTGTCGGCGGCACGAGCCGGTACGAACTGGAGCAGAACGCCCTCGGCGGCGGCTGGGCCTTGATCCAGGACGCCAATGCGACCAGCCGCACGATCGTGGGCGGCGCCAGCGGAACCTATGGCTACCGCGTCCGTGCCTGCAACGCAGCCGGTTGCGGCGCGACCTCGGCGGAAGTCCAGGTGACCGTGATCGGCCCGCCCACCGCGGTGCCGTCGATGAGCCTGGCTGCGAGCAACAATACCGGCTCGTTCGAAGTGACCTGGACCGTCGTCCCGACCGCGACGGCATATCAGCTCGAAGGCAGCCGCGAGGGCGCAGCCTGGCAGCTGCTGTATCAGGCCGCGGCCAACGGCACCATCCTGGGCGGCCTGGGAGACGGCCGCTACGGATACCGCGTGCGCGGCTGCAATCCGGCCGGATGCGGGCCTTACTCCGACGTCCGTTTCATCGTCGTCGACCTGCCGCCGGCCACGCCGAGCATCACGTTGGCCGATTGGCTGCGCAACACGCTGAAGGGGAGCGTCGTCAACGACACCTGCACCGTGCGCTGGACGACTACTGCGAAGACGCAGAACTACGAACTGCAGTCGGCAGACAACGGCGCGCAGTTGTACCGAGGGTCCGCAACGCAGGCCGTCTCTGCGTCGAGTGGGCAGTATTGCGCGTTGAACTATGCCGTACGTGCGTGCGGTACGGGCGGGTGCTCGGCGTGGTCGTCGCCGGCCTATCCGGCCACCCGCCGCACCGAGCCGATGGACTGA
- a CDS encoding DUF2798 domain-containing protein, translating into MLTPRQARYAFLPVMSLAMSALIGLAVVVFRQGLAQGAEEAWMLAWVLAFTIALPAAMLLMPAVGALLAHYTQDDKRHGIVPVVGEKVPGAGQ; encoded by the coding sequence ATGTTGACCCCCCGCCAAGCCAGGTACGCGTTTCTGCCCGTCATGTCGCTGGCCATGTCCGCGCTGATCGGCCTCGCCGTCGTCGTCTTCCGCCAGGGCCTGGCCCAGGGCGCCGAGGAAGCGTGGATGCTGGCCTGGGTGCTGGCCTTCACCATCGCCCTGCCCGCGGCCATGCTGCTGATGCCGGCCGTCGGCGCGCTGCTCGCGCACTACACCCAGGATGACAAGCGTCACGGGATCGTCCCGGTTGTGGGAGAGAAAGTCCCAGGGGCGGGACAATGA